From one Coffea eugenioides isolate CCC68of chromosome 11, Ceug_1.0, whole genome shotgun sequence genomic stretch:
- the LOC113751674 gene encoding major allergen Pru ar 1-like, protein MAPLTCDYEVPCSIPPARLFKAFILDDHFITKVLPQAIKKVEIVEGDGGVGSIKLITFGEGSQYKGAKQRVDGIDKDNFTYSYTILESDAFSDKIEKVANVIKIEASADGGSICKTTSTYYPKGNIEYTEEQIEGAKQQIKAAKERSSAMFKAVEAYLIANPDVCN, encoded by the exons ATGGCCCCTCTCACTTGTGATTATGAGGTCCCCTGCTCAATCCCTCCTGCAAGGTTGTTCAAGGCCTTCATCCTTGATGACCACTTCATTACCAAGGTGCTGCCACAGGCCATTAAAAAAGTCGAAATCGTTGAAGGAGATGGAGGAGTGGGATCCATCAAGTTGATCACTTTTGGTGAAG GTAGTCAATACAAGGGTGCAAAACAAAGAGTCGATGGAATTGACAAAGACAACTTCACCTACAGCTATACTATTCTTGAAAGCGATGCCTTCAGTGATAAGATTGAAAAAGTAGCTAACGTGATTAAAATCGAAGCCTCAGCTGATGGAGGGTCAATCTGTAAGACCACCAGCACATACTACCCCAAGGGCAATATCGAGTATACCGAAGAACAAATTGAGGGAGCAAAACAGCAAATTAAGGCCGCAAAAGAAAGGTCCTCGGCCATGTTCAAGGCTGTGGAAGCCTACCTCATCGCAAATCCTGATGTATGCAACTGA